The genomic stretch CTGGACTAAGACTGTAGAATGAGTTTTTCCACCATGAAAATCAGGATGCTATCAGCACAAGTATGTTACGGGGACACTaagcaggcaaaaataaaattcgCTGCTTGTTCTCACAATATACCAAAACGTTTTAATCAGTATCCTATTTCTTACACTCAAAAAACTCAAAACTCAATTTATGGTTTGTGCCAGTTACTTTTTCTGAGATTAATTTCATGTTTCCACCCCTACCCCAAAATTGTGGCCACAGTTGCCCAAATAAGCCAAGGTCTTTCAAGTCTACTTTTTCTGACAGAGCTTTTCTCTACCAACACATAACTGCCATTTTCCATCTATAGAAACTAATAACTGTATTTAAAGATTCAGATTTAAATATAATACCTCTGTGAAACATTTCCCAACTCCCATTAAATAATTGTTGCATAATTCTCTGTACTGacacaataaaacattttaaacctaTTCTAAAATATACTGTATTTTGATAGTTTCTAGATGGTGTTTGCCTCACTTGGTGTGAATCACTTGGGAATACAAACCGCTCCAACAATTGACATAGCTCTAGGGCTAGGACAATAACTGACCCAGTTTATGTTGGATGgattaattattaaataagtcAAATTAAATAATCTCAAATTCAGTGGCCAAATCTTGTCTTTACATGAATAATTTGAATGAAAAACTCTCAAACACGTGTCAAGTGGGGCTGGTAGTATTGACGAGTCCAGAAAATCGTAGAGGTCTCCTTCAGGTAGCATTACAAATAAGCGTTAGTTTATTTTCACCAATAAATACAGCCATCTGGGTTGCACTAAGACACATGGAACAAAATCAGCAAGGTTGGTACTCGTTACCATAGGTAAAATAAATATTACggatccattttttaaagttcctgtGATAGTCTGACTAGTTTCGTTTGCAAGAGACACAAGGACAAAAACGAAACCGAATGCTTTTGTGGAGAAGAAATTCCCTGGATGAGCAGAAAAGCCTGCCCAGGTTTtggtgttttctgtttgtttgaaaCAGGATTGAGGGGTCCTATAATCAAGACGAAGCCATTAAGAGTTAAAAGGGAGAGGACACACTGAAGAGATTCAACTAAGACCCTGGGGAATTATCAAAAACTGTGAACTACTTTCTTAGTGAGAGTCTACAATCTGAGGAATTCACGAGGAGAAACGGCAGCGGTCCCTCGGTCCCTGAAAATGAGAAATGCTACATTTAATGAGGCTGACTTTGGCATGGCATTTTTGAAGCAGGTTGTTATATTAAATGTAGCGAATGAAAAACCTTTCTGAAAGCCTGAGAATAGTCTGCAGGGGGCGGGGaaggggtggaggtggtggtggtggggtggacGGTGAAGGATGGTGCTTGGTACATTATAAACCCTCAGAAATATTGGCTGCTTTTGAATGAAATGTAACCCAACCTGAATCCAGTCCCTACTCAGTTACGTAAGGAAGACAGTGGGTGCCTAGGCAACGCCTAAGCAAGTTATGAGGTAGAGGCGGATCTCGATTATTACCTCACCAGAGGCTACAGAGCTGAGGTGCAATAGCGGAGTAGTGGAGCGCAGGGAACCTAGGCAGACGGTTATCCGACTGAGGGTGTTCCGGTGACTCCCAGGCGGAAGCAGAAGCTGAAGACTACCTGACAGCGGCTTTTGCGTTTCAGCAGTGTGTCATGAAATTCAGATAATTTTCCAGTTGTTCATCGAGATGGAAAGCTCAGATTCCGACAATGAAGAAGACAGAGTTTCGGTCCGACACAGAGGTCAGAAGGACCGATTGGCTCGAGAAGATGATTACTTCCGATTCGTAAGTGATCTGAGTGAAGAAGATTACATACTTATGAGGGACAACAATTTGCTCGGCCCCCTAGGTGAAAGTACCGAAGAAGAGTTGAGGAGGAGGCTtcaattaatgaaagaaaacctaCCACAAAACTCAGATGAAAATACAGGTATATTTCTCTTTGGGGGGAATAGGATGGGATGAGAAAGCAACTTTATAGTATTAAATAACCACTTCATAATAGTAAATAGTAAATTATACAGAAGTGGCATACATTATTTGGTAAGGAACTTCTCAGAAAAAAGAACTGACATTTACTTGGTGAGAATGCCAGGGTAGGGTTTTTTTCCTGATTCACATTTGGATTGTTTTAATTGGGAAACAGTGTGAAGTAGAccattggtttttgtttgttttatggttTTGTACCTCAATGGAAAGTTCCTCCTATGTCCCGAATTATTTTCTctatctatgaaagtgaaagttgctcagtcatgacagactctttgcaaccccatggactgtatagtccaagtcagaatactggaatggaggggatcttcccaacccagggatggaacccaggtctcccgctttgcaggtggattctttaccaactgaaccacaagggaagcccaagaatactgaagtgggtagcctatcccttctccagcagatctccctgacccaggaatccaactggggtcccctgcattgcaagcagattctttaccaactgagttatgagggaggCCCTCTCTATCTATACAGACatgtaaaaaaatagaaaaaagaaatattttatattttaatcaagtAGTTCTCAACTGGGGACAGTTTTGCTCTCCTCGGCCCCAAGGGACATTTGACAATagctggagacatttttggttgtcacagagGGAGGCATGGGTGCTACTAGCATCtactgggcagaggccagggatgctgccaaaTACGACACAATGCACATGGTAGCTCCCCAAAATAAGAATTGCCCAGTGCCAAAATGTAAATAGTTctaaggctgagaaaccctgctgGAACCTCAGATCTGGTGCCTTCTCTCCCAGTGTAAAATAGAGGATTTTCCTATCGAATGAAGAGGATACTATAATACTTTGGTTCTGGAATATGGTCTTATATGTGCCATGCTAGGTTCAGTCTATTCATTTGATCTGACTTTCAGCTTAATGCCAATTAAAAACCTTGGTAATATTAAGAAGTATTCaaaattcaaatacttttaaTCCTATAAACTTTGTTTATATTTGGGCAataatcttatattttaaaacaacttataCATTATCAAAATCATATAAGAGCCTAAGAGTAGTAATGTTGGAGACTAATGAGAATTAGACAATAATATCAACTGAATTAAAATACTAGCACTGTACCTTAATGGGTGTTTACCTTGTTTAATTGCTTTGGTGTTTTGACagtagactgaaaaaaaaatgttgtctcTTGACTTTCCTCCCACAGTGGTATACAGGGCTATGTATATGACAAAATATTGAAAACCAGACTTCCTTCAGATACCCTTTGTAAAAACCTCTCTAAATTTATCTAGGATTAGTGTACTCTTTTTCAGATGGAATTGAAACGTCCCTTCCTTTACTTATAAATCTAGATAATAAAGCTTTTAAAGTATTAACTTTAAAGTTAAAGATAATTAGCTTTTAAAGTATAACTTATAAAGTAAATGTGAAATCAGTTGAAAACATATGAGTATTTAAGttctcatttttgtttgctttttaaacaaaGTTTCAGAGTGCTATTTTATGATAGTTCCAATTTTGGTAGTTCTTTTATGGTTCCTCccccatttttaaattaacagaTAGAGGAGATGCTTCAGATAATGAATCCAGTGAGAACTCTCTTCTAGACTGGCTTACCACTTCTGGACAAACTGAAAACGTGACaagtgaacaaaaagaaaatcagtcttgcaaagaagagagtgaaattaGTGCTAACAGTGATGAGCTCAGATTTGGCTTAGAGAGTAATCTTGAGTGTGATGATGAAAACTCAAATCCAGAAAATGAATATGTAGCATCTGCAGAACTTCCCAGAAGAGAAGATACAGAAGACAGCCAAAAGCAAGTGGAAAATCCACAATCTGAGTCACTGTTTACAACAGCATCTGCATCAGAACAAGATGCAACGGAAACATTAATGGAAGTCCCACCGACTAGAAGTCAGAGAAGACTAAGAAGTCCGAGCCCAGTCTCTCAGAGAACCAGACCAAGGTTTGACTACTGGCCAACTGCACCTACACTGTAcgaaatttttcaaagaattaatgAAGAGACACCATCTCAGACTTTTAAACAACCTCTCATAAGTGAGAATGATAACGTCTCTAGAACTGGGCATGAAGAAACATTGAGACAGCAAATGCCTAGACATGAGTTGCAAAATAGGGGTCTTATTGAAACTTCTGAAACTAGTAATGCTGTTCATGGAGAATGTTATTCAGACACAACGTGCAGTAGTGAATCTTGGGAAGTGAGGGAAACAAATCCAACCACATCCTTCAATCTTGAAGTAGAACAAGTTTATTGTCCAGCATGTTGTCAGAGACACAGCAGAATTAGTAGAACTCAGTTAACATCTGACTCACCAAACAATACTATCACTTCAGAAAGTGAGCCTTTGTCTTCAGATTCTGACGAGGCTGATGAGAGTGCTTATGTCAATACCATCAGAAATCCCACTCATAGAATTATAAATGCTAGCTTAAGTGATACAATGTTTGTTCCAACTCAGACTATTTTATATCAGACAATGACAGGATTTAGTAACTCAAGTAATCTTATGGACAGTGACAGTAATTTAGAGTATTATGTCTCACCGCTAAGTGAAAACATGGAAAGGGCAGAGTCACCAAATGAAAGACATGGACCTAGTGGTAGTGATAGTATACCTGGTTCTGCTCCAAATGCTAGCTATGGTTCTGATTCAAGTTTAATACTGGTATCAGTTTCGAGCACCTATTATATTTCTACTTCCATTACTACCATATTTAGTCCTATATCTAATTTTAGCTCAAGTGATGAAGATTCAGAAGTTAGCACACTGGTATCGTTTGAAGACAGTGAAGAAAGAAGCTCATCAACAGGCTTATCAGAGACCAGCCAAGAAGGTGGAGAAATGTCCCCAATAACATCTGACGATAGTGACTCTGGGTCTTCCCTTAATCTGGAccaatttttcttattaaatcaaGCAGACCAAACTACAGGCCTTACAAGACTGCAGATTGACAACTTGCCTTTAAGATTTTTTGAAGAGGAAGATGCAGATAAAATCTGTACTATTTGCCTTACAGAATACACCGAAGGCAACATGCTACGAATCCTACCATGCTCGCATGAATACCATTATCAGTGCATTGATCAATGGCTGGAAGAACATTCAAACTGCCCTATTTGTCGTGGGCCAGTAGTGGATCACTTTGAGGCAGATAATTTTATGTGAGATCTGAATTCTCAGATATATAAAGTGTTACAGTGATGGACAACTGTCAGCTGTGTCATGTCCACTTTTAGAGTTATTTATGTTTAACAATCTGAATCTATATGTAACATTCTGAACTGAATTACTTGTTCCTGAAGAAATTATTGGGCTTTCCCCAATTTTTGTTTCATAATAAAAGGAAACATCAAAAAGTCAAACAGTGTTATCCTATCTgacaaaaaaaaatgagtttcacACCATAGCAGTGCACTGAATTTCAATAGAAACTTAGTATGTGCACTGGGTTGGGATATTCCTGGTGCCATGAGAGAAATGTTCTAATATGATATAATCAATCTCGATAGATCCTAGTAGTATCTTCTAGTCATATAAATCCCAGATATCTCTTAGCCCTGTTCAATCCTGGTTGtgcatgcaaagaaacaggaaccCAACTAAATAATTAAGCAATTTAAGACTGTATTAGAGTCATTCACATACAAAAGTCATGTTATATTCATAGAATGCCATAAAAAGCTTTGAAACCCTTCTCTTCCAGTTTATCCCTTTTATCCAGTTTATCTCTTccatttatcccttctccagcagtttgtcccaccctccccaaTACTACCTTAAAGTTCATTCTATTCCCCACTACCAATGTATTAGAGTCCTAGCCCAAAGCTGATGGCACACTTTAAAAGAGTGATGGAATATCATTTAATGAGGAGACTAAAATGTGTAAATAATGAAGAGAAACCAAGAGATGATGAAGTACCCATAGGCTAGCAACTGAGAAGCCAGTATTAGAACCACTAGGTTTGAAGGGGcatagaggagaaggcaatggcaccccactccagtactcttacctggagaatcccatggacagaggagcctggtgggctgcagtccatggggtcacaaagagttggacaacgactgagcgacttcactttcacttttcactttcatgcattggagagggaaatggcaacccactccagtgttcttgcctggagaatcccaggtgtcggggtccagccccagcaggatctaGGGGAACTCTCAGGATGGACGGCATCGGCGAGAGATAACACTGGTCTTATAATGGACTGGGACCTGGTGGTCTggggtcaaaaataaaaattaaaattaaagagaaagaataaggaagagagaaagaggctgatattttttggtttacacagaaagccaataaagcccctggcaTGGGACCTGttctgttcacggaggcctcaggtgccctctcGGTGGGGTGAAGACGCAGAGCGCTTTCCCAatcgggtcttagaagcccaggccaaaaagtgaactcagagggcctctgTGCTCTAGGGACTCAGCctgaaaaaagggagaaagagagggagaaagaaagacatggagaCCAAAGCTCTGGTGAAGTGGGATccgcagctttatttttaaaaggaacttttatactcTGAGTTACACATTTTTCAAAGTGAAAGATATATAGTCAGCTCAACATTTCATCAATTTTACCTTTATCGAAACCAGGACATTTTTTGTACACCTTTTTCATAAACAAAGGTCTTATGTTATGTCTGGCCCTGTGGTCTGTTAACATTTCATGACTCTTTTTTGATAAAGGTTGATcagccagaaaacttgttttttcttaaagttttttttttttttcccccagcctcagaaagtactaaataaagttacattttcacagagcaaaggtgtagtgggtcacaacaaagaaagaacttattagCTCAAAGGTTTGATGTGGTTAATAccaaggctactacttgtttttTTTACATCTTAACTACATTAACTAATGTACTCTCAGGTGCACagtggataagggatatgggaacttggcagcaagcattggcccaataatgaagcccgTTACCAgtactattttaataatttttcatctctCAAAGGGCTCTATgttcattaggacttttagaatgtttaggCTTCCCATGCCTTTCATGGTTGGGGAGTTGTGAGCAATTATATGTGTTAGTTGCAAGGGTATGAATAAACCTATCAagcaagctagaatgccaacagaggggttagaatagaaatattcctttcatgcccaggagacttatcaACTTAGAACCCTAAGTTGATTttctccagagaaaggtggtcggggatagccccctgttaatgtcagaagagttggtgaaaggcataatatagtaaacagtagacagacagactttggtttcagggtagatgttcaagctggtccaGGGAGTCCCTTGAGTCCTGATCCGCCTTGCCTGTCAGGTCtcttccacatgaccttgtcatgggtgggatctcctgtGTTGGCTCCCGgcacccagggatgggggagcctggtggactgccatctatggggtcgcatagagtcagacacgactgaagtgacttagcagcagcagcagagagatagTAGTTCCTGCAATCCCAAATGTCTTAAGAGTTGTAGTAGAAGTCCACCCAACAAGAGCTATAAACTGAGAAAATGGCAGCCACTGCCAAAGTTTTGGAGAGGGTGCATCATAGAACTGAATACCCTTACTTTCTTTCCTCCTGACTTCTAATATTTTTGTCAGTAGTTCACATTAGCCAAATCTaacttgaaggactgatgctgaagctgaagctccaatactttgactatctgatgggaagaactgactattggaaaagaccctattggCCAGTACAAAAAATTTTCCTTAACATTTTCCATCCTGGTGAGAGTACATAATATTACAACCTATAGCAACAATCATCACTTTGTACTGTATGCAACCTGTTCAAATGCAGGTAGTGTTACAATAAAGCTGCTCTAAAAATCTAAAGTCAGAAATATCACTGACCTTTATTTTCTATGTGACTTGCTGGTATCCACAGTATTTTCACATAACTACAAAATATAAATGTGGAGTGGTGGTGACATTTTTAAATTCACCTTTCAGCTAGCAAATTTTTCACACAGAAGATATCTACATGGCCATACATGAAGATTTAGGTCAAACCTCTGAAACTGACATTAACTAATACTGAAATTTGTTTgaatattctgatttttattaagCATTTCTGATACCAGGTGTACTTCTTCTACTGTGAGCAGAATAATTATAACAGTACTTTTCATACTATCCTAACAGGTTCCAGTCTTCCAAAGGATGGTAATTGCTTAATTAATGCTTCAGTACATTCACATACACCTTCTGTTTTTGACAGAATTCTAAGATGACGCCTAATGATCCTCGTAGTAGCCCCTCTCCTTGAGTATGAGACCTGTAAACGTGATGGAATATCGTTCCCATTATTAGATTATGATAAACAGCACAGTTGATTGGGAAATTATCCAGAGTGAGCATGTCCCAATCAGGTGAGCACTTAAAAGGCACAGAGAGGACT from Bubalus bubalis isolate 160015118507 breed Murrah chromosome X, NDDB_SH_1, whole genome shotgun sequence encodes the following:
- the LOC112582233 gene encoding E3 ubiquitin-protein ligase RLIM, whose translation is MESSDSDNEEDRVSVRHRGQKDRLAREDDYFRFVSDLSEEDYILMRDNNLLGPLGESTEEELRRRLQLMKENLPQNSDENTDRGDASDNESSENSLLDWLTTSGQTENVTSEQKENQSCKEESEISANSDELRFGLESNLECDDENSNPENEYVASAELPRREDTEDSQKQVENPQSESLFTTASASEQDATETLMEVPPTRSQRRLRSPSPVSQRTRPRFDYWPTAPTLYEIFQRINEETPSQTFKQPLISENDNVSRTGHEETLRQQMPRHELQNRGLIETSETSNAVHGECYSDTTCSSESWEVRETNPTTSFNLEVEQVYCPACCQRHSRISRTQLTSDSPNNTITSESEPLSSDSDEADESAYVNTIRNPTHRIINASLSDTMFVPTQTILYQTMTGFSNSSNLMDSDSNLEYYVSPLSENMERAESPNERHGPSGSDSIPGSAPNASYGSDSSLILVSVSSTYYISTSITTIFSPISNFSSSDEDSEVSTLVSFEDSEERSSSTGLSETSQEGGEMSPITSDDSDSGSSLNLDQFFLLNQADQTTGLTRLQIDNLPLRFFEEEDADKICTICLTEYTEGNMLRILPCSHEYHYQCIDQWLEEHSNCPICRGPVVDHFEADNFM